Proteins found in one Bremerella volcania genomic segment:
- a CDS encoding SpoIIAA family protein — protein MLNHQLLDDEAILVLEPDGPLKAQDFEAVAAEVDPFIEKHDHLRGVMVESESFPGWADLASMAAHLKFVRNHHKKIERIAIVTDDNVMSHFPDIANHFVAAEVRHFPYVNKMDAYHWLSGKDVASKE, from the coding sequence ATGCTCAATCACCAATTGCTCGATGACGAAGCCATCTTGGTTCTGGAACCGGATGGCCCACTCAAGGCCCAGGACTTTGAGGCCGTCGCCGCCGAAGTCGATCCGTTCATAGAGAAACACGACCATCTGCGGGGCGTCATGGTCGAATCCGAGTCGTTTCCCGGTTGGGCGGACTTGGCTTCGATGGCTGCGCACCTGAAGTTTGTCCGCAATCATCACAAGAAAATTGAACGAATCGCCATTGTTACCGACGACAACGTGATGTCCCACTTCCCCGACATTGCCAATCATTTCGTTGCTGCGGAGGTTCGTCACTTTCCCTATGTGAATAAGATGGACGCCTACCATTGGTTGAGCGGCAAGGATGTCGCGTCGAAAGAGTGA
- a CDS encoding glycosyltransferase family 4 protein: MADTSLRIGMVSTRLTGTDGVSLESEKWTRVLQDLGHECFFFAGQSDRSAERSRVVPEAHFEFPAVREINADLFENYSRSATTSEAIHELWRILLRALREFIDDFGIQLLIVENALSLPMNVPLAVALTEIIAETNIATVAHHHDFAWERERYAVNTAEDYLRASFPPDMPTIRHVVINSFGASQLALRTGIRATLIPNVMDFDSPPSVPDEFCDDLRATLGLGSEEVMLLQPTRVVPRKRIERAIELARWLDRPCSLVISHESGDEGSDYKEYLEDYANVLGVRVLFADEHFATQRGSLPGGQKIYALADAYHHADLVTYPSRVEGFGNAFLETIYYRRPLVISRYEIFKTDIRPKGFEVIGFDSYIDRHTVQSTCDVLDNSDESERIVEHNFALGRKYYSFSVLKQRLCALIGECREQLM, translated from the coding sequence ATGGCCGATACCTCGTTGCGCATCGGTATGGTTTCCACTCGGCTCACCGGCACAGACGGTGTGTCATTGGAGTCGGAGAAATGGACCCGCGTTTTGCAGGATCTGGGTCACGAGTGCTTCTTCTTCGCCGGCCAAAGCGATCGGTCCGCCGAGCGCTCGCGCGTTGTGCCTGAAGCTCACTTTGAATTTCCGGCAGTCCGAGAGATCAATGCCGATCTCTTTGAAAACTACAGTCGCTCGGCCACAACTTCGGAAGCGATTCATGAGCTTTGGCGCATCCTGCTTCGGGCGTTGCGCGAATTCATCGACGATTTCGGCATACAACTGCTCATCGTCGAGAACGCGCTGTCGCTGCCGATGAACGTTCCATTGGCGGTGGCGCTCACCGAGATCATCGCAGAAACCAACATCGCCACCGTGGCCCATCATCACGACTTTGCGTGGGAACGAGAACGGTATGCCGTGAACACAGCAGAAGATTATTTGCGTGCATCCTTTCCGCCCGACATGCCGACGATCCGGCATGTGGTGATTAACTCGTTCGGTGCTTCGCAGTTGGCTCTGCGCACCGGAATCCGCGCCACGCTGATCCCGAACGTGATGGACTTCGATTCGCCGCCAAGCGTTCCAGATGAGTTCTGCGATGACCTACGTGCGACGCTTGGTCTAGGTAGTGAGGAAGTAATGCTGCTTCAACCGACGCGCGTCGTGCCGCGCAAGCGGATCGAGCGGGCGATTGAGCTGGCCCGCTGGCTCGACAGACCCTGCTCCTTGGTCATTTCGCACGAATCCGGCGACGAAGGCAGTGACTACAAGGAGTATCTTGAGGACTACGCCAACGTGTTGGGAGTGCGCGTCCTGTTTGCCGACGAACATTTTGCTACACAGCGAGGCTCGTTACCGGGTGGTCAAAAGATCTACGCGCTAGCGGACGCCTACCATCATGCTGACCTGGTAACCTACCCATCCCGCGTGGAAGGGTTCGGCAACGCGTTCTTGGAGACGATCTATTATCGCCGCCCGCTCGTGATCAGCCGCTACGAGATCTTTAAGACCGATATTCGCCCCAAAGGCTTTGAGGTGATTGGTTTCGACAGCTACATCGATCGGCACACGGTTCAGAGCACGTGCGACGTGCTGGACAACTCCGACGAATCCGAGCGGATTGTCGAGCACAACTTTGCCCTGGGCCGAAAATACTACTCGTTTTCCGTGCTGAAACAGCGGCTTTGTGCCCTGATTGGCGAATGCCGAGAACAACTGATGTGA